The Toxoplasma gondii ME49 chromosome XII, whole genome shotgun sequence genome includes a region encoding these proteins:
- a CDS encoding hypothetical protein (encoded by transcript TGME49_247015) yields the protein MGGEDASPGLCLGMSFNRIASETSVTFKQCVGRQEHSPVSTAHEKKQSLVNERGETRPSLLSSSSSGSCDASSCLLSPSADDHQRDAPSDSPTETHSSPSSRSSLSSSSPSSRSLPLSPPSFSASSSSASLPESCSCSALSHASSASSPTPSSRVSCSSAAPPSVPVFSPAGRCEAEDFPQCNRDPGRVFRSLFFDYGLNRLLQSARSASDGLKENKCCREDRRRSRASPRNAISERSDTESPEFAEQTIFDTEQDAQPPASQGVRPCCFSSSSPASPCCSSSSPSLSTERPLESLRLVQQQLPRLLANLRASEEEVERAALRLRAIVEARGETVSCRPADASGEARESVCRVDSERPTEEAGGGSVRERINLELEGEERPWRRVRGGVRSETGRNRDGDVKVEEEREGEEGGVSTWVKGERVQGTEESQEIGSGIESGSQLTFEIFSQLLSLASQPVSPESQPLACDSEPTAGRERSDAEGAEEEAREHEKVGIVASMRRGETSSQDSDSSLRLSPSNSHRNENAPNHAGITPSSNSSQLLNGPCSLSSCAYSPGSSASRRPSVSRRSSTSSHSPVSHSPSSQFSSPTSRSRQHPRLPCSRVSSTSGSLSRENESQEEDCGGRQGFAASSTSRQSLSSAFSETANGPTDGFLQRQEKRGTREGEQRRTSSEQSVCCGRGVSTPREGPSVTEFSNSREPAFKAKKVRRE from the coding sequence ATGGggggagaggacgcgagtCCGGGGCTCTGCCTCGGTATGTCTTTTAACCGGATAGCAAGTGAAACGTCTGTCACTTTCAAGCAGTGTGTTGGGAGACAGGAGCACTCTCCCGTATCGACTGCtcacgagaagaagcaatcACTCGtaaacgagagaggagagaccagaccgtcgcttctttcttccagttcttctGGATCTTGTgacgcttcttcttgtcttctaTCTCCGTCGGCGGACGACCATCAACGCGACGCGCCGTCCGATTCCCCAACAGAAACCcattcgtctccttcgtctcggtcttctttgtcttcttcgtctccctcttctcgttctctgcctctttctcctccttctttttctgcatcgtcttcctctgcctctttgcCTGAATCGTGCTCTTGTTCCGCGTTGTCTCacgcttcctctgcgtcttcgcctaCACCATCTTCGCGAGTTTCTTGTTCCTCTGCAGCGCCTCCGTCTgtccctgttttctctcctgcaggGAGATGCGAAGCGGAGGACTTCCCGCAGTGCAACCGAGACCCAGGAAGAGtctttcgttctctgtttttcgacTACGGTCTGAACCGTCTGCTGCAGTCGGCGCGAAGCGCCTCGGACGGGCTGAAGGAAAACAAGTGCTGTCGAGAGGACCGGCGTCGCAGTCGAGCGTCCCCGCGAAACGCCAtctcggagagaagcgacacgGAGAGCCCCGAGTTCGCAGAACAGACAATTTTTGACACCGAGCAGGACGCGCAGCCTCCGGCTTCGCAAGGTGTCCGGCCGTGttgcttctcgtcttcttcccctgctTCCCCTTGttgctcttcgtcctcgccttcacTGTCGACTGAGCGTCCGCTGGAGTCTCTCCGCCTCGTTCAGCAGCAACTTCCGCGCCTCCTGGCGAACTTGAGGGCCTCTGAGGAGGAGGTGGAACGCGCTGCGTTGCGGCTGAGGGCGATTGTGGAGGCGCGAGGGGAGACGGTATCTTGCCGACCGGCAGACGCCTCaggggaggcgagagagagtgtATGCAGGGTGGATTCAGAGAGGCCGACTGAGGAGGCTGGAGGTGGCAGTGTGCGAGAGAGAATCAATCTTGAActagagggagaagaacgtcCCTGGCGGCGAGTTAGAGGCGGGGTGAGGTCCGAGACCGGAAGAAACAGGGACGGGGATGTaaaagtcgaagaagagcgagaaggcgaagaaggcggcgtcTCTACGTGGgtgaaaggagaaagagttcaggggacagaagagagTCAGGAGATCGGAAGTGGAATCGAAAGTGGTTCCCAACTTACGTTCGAGATCTTCTCCCAGCTCCTCTCTTTGGCTAGCCAGCCGGTTTCCCCAGAGAGCCAGCCTCTCGCTTGCGACAGCGAGCCAACTgcggggagagaacgaagcgacgcagagggtgcagaggaagaggcgagagagcacGAGAAGGTGGGGATAGTTGCTTCAatgcggagaggagaaacgtcTTCCCAGGATAGCGATTCTTCACTTCGTTTATCTCCTTCCAATTCACACCGGAATGAAAATGCACCAAACCATGCGGGCATCACCCCGTCGTCCAATTCGAGCCAGCTGCTCAACGGACCTTGCTCTTTGTCTTCGTGTGCTTATTCTCCCgggtcttctgcctctcgccgaccttctgtctcgcgtcgTTCTTCTACTTCTTCTCATTCCCCTGTTTCtcattctccttcttctcaaTTTTCGTCGCCTACTTCACGTTCTAGGCAGCACCCCCGGTTGCCTTGCAGTCGCGTATCGTCAACATCGGGTTCCCTGTCTCGGGAAAACGAGAGtcaggaagaagactgtGGCGGACGGCAGGGATTTGCTGCTTCGAGTACTAGCCGCCAGTCTCTGTCAAGCGCTTTCTCCGAGACGGCGAATGGACCTACAGACggttttctgcagagacaagagaaacgaggaacccgagagggagagcagcgaagaacgaGCAGTGAACAATCTGTATGTTGCGGGCGAGGTGTATCGACACCAAGAGAAGGGCCGAGCGTGACAGAGTTCTCAAATTCAAGGGAACCTGCGTTCAAAGCCAAAAAAGTTCGCCGTGAGTAA
- a CDS encoding high mobility group protein b1, putative (encoded by transcript TGME49_247020): MGDGSSDSDVPLKKRRMKSEPQREEDEDSEDAMPLKKRRTTAKNQRPSKTVQEEEVSTSEDDNDDSDHEEKPAKKKARGKVPKSPATKKTAAKGQASAARPKAKRRATKSPSTETKSRSRTTAAGTKRSCGGGARGKKENKDEGEEEEDIPNDARKYFKDGQKHITPPNGEGTRAFYESLYEENPNSLIALRYVIEYGVLTGTKLHESLPKYALLRELGAFKGAGGGVQPEFKDGLNEQQNKAARKALEAKGWAGLKKK; this comes from the exons ATGGGGGATGGCAGCAGCGACTCAGACGTCCctttgaagaagagaaggatgaAGAGCGAGcctcagagagaggaggatgAAGACTCGGaagacgcgatgccgctgaagaaaagaaggacgaCTGCGAAGAACCAGCGCCCCTCGAAGACGGTCCAGGAGGAAGAGGTCTCGACCAGTGAAGACGACAACGACGACAGCGATCATGAAGAAAagccggcgaagaagaaggcgcgtgGAAAGGTTCCAAAATCG ccagcgacgaagaagacagcagcCAAGGGCCAGGCCTCGGCGGCGCGACccaaagcgaagagaagagcaacgAAATCTCCGTCGACGGAGACCAAGAGCCGCAGCCGCACAACCGCAGCAGGGACGAAGAGGAGTTGCGgtggaggagcgagagggaagaaagagaacaaagacgaaggagaagaagaggaagacattCCCAACGATGCGCGAAAATACTTCAAAGACGGACAAAAACACATCACGCCACCCAAT ggagaaggaactcgTGCGTTCTACGAGAGTCTGTATGAAGAGAACCCGAACAGTCTCATCGCTCTGAG ATACGTGATCGAGTACGGTGTTCTGACAGGAACAAAGCTGCACGAATCTCTGCCGAAATACGCTTTGCTTCGCGAGTTGGGAGCCTTCAAAGGCGCAGGCGGCGGCGTCCAGCCTGAATTCAAGGACGGACTCAACGAGCAGCAAAACAAGGCAGCCCGCAAAGCTCTCGAG GCAAAAGGTTGGGCAGGACTGAAAAAGAAATAG
- a CDS encoding hypothetical protein (encoded by transcript TGME49_247025) — translation MDKRDFAGIPRASATGKASDAGELEVDEHHREEYLFSGLQHNAKFQVNERLCVNLFEHFVDWTNVHCLNDSCQEPFPSRDWRAGRPRKGQRFVSSADDAQLIIHIPFNRKVKLMGISLGIHPDQVQHGPSVIHLYKDLPTFDFSDAVSVKPLHTLHLLPEDLCRSHDSTAQSPKPGNSGSKRGSSPFNSSTLGPIASARNLPPTAVPLPALLFGVTSSLWLFIEENQGGKDVTKISTMQVWGVPLQDMDVKHIRR, via the exons ATGGATAAACGCGATTTTGCAGGTATTCCCCGGGCGTCTGCAACTGGAAAAGCGTCTGATGCAGGGGAACTGGAGGTAGACGAACATCATCGGGAAGAGTATCTGTTCTCCGGTCTTCAGCACAATGCTAAGTTCCAGGTCAATGAAAGGCTGTGTGTAAATTTGTTCGAGCATTTCGTGGACTGGACGAATGTGCACTGCCTGAATGACAGTTGCCAGGAACCGTTCCCGTCTCGTGATTGGAGAGCTGGCAGACCTAGAAAAGGACAACGTTTCGTGTCCAGTGCAGATGATGCTCAGCTGATTATTCACATTCCATTCAACCGCAAGGTGAAACTGATGGGTATCTCCCTCGGAATCCACCCAGACCAG GTGCAGCACGGGCCATCTGTCATCCACTTGTACAAGGACCTTCCAACCTTTGATTTCAGTGACGCCGTTTCCGTAAAGCCCCTCCACACGCTGCATCTTTTGCCTGAAGATCTCTGCCGATCTCACGACTCGACTGCCCAGTCCCCTAAACCTGGAAACTCTGGTTCGAAGCGAGGCTCTTCCCCATTCAATTCTTCAACCCTCGGACCTATAGCATCGGCACGCAATTTGCCACCGACAGCGGTCCCCCTCCCTGCGCTCCTCTTCGGTGTGACTAGTTCACTGTGGCTCTTTATTGAGGAGAATCAAGGTGGGAAAGACGTGACAAAAATTTCTACAATGCAGGTTTGGGGAGTTCCTTTGCAGGATATGGATGTGAAACACATCCGCCGCTAG
- a CDS encoding hypothetical protein (encoded by transcript TGME49_247030) codes for MREEICERVPDRSDHTKDTMAEASEALRFVGGAACVFRDVSRLIEDDLKKVEDASRLWECAVRKMKTMLDQNAQIVKNNDEAICQAEVILILNEVVMQEHWAELSKNANEIQLLENILEVMEKVPSQPPLAESSQGGD; via the coding sequence ATGCGCGAAGAGATTTGCGAACGTGTGCCAGACAGAAGCGACCATACTAAGGACACCATGGCGGAGGCAAGCGAGGCGCTGCGATTTGTTGGAGGGGctgcctgtgtttttcgGGATGTGTCCCGTTTAATTGAGGATGACCTTAAGAAGGTCGAAGACGCCAGCCGACTATGGGAGTGCGCAGTAAGGAAGATGAAGACCATGTTGGACCAGAACGCGCAGATTGTAAAGAACAATGACGAAGCAATATGCCAGGCAGAGGTCATCTTGATTTTGAACGAGGTGGTCATGCAAGAACACTGGGCTGAGTTGTCGAAAAACGCAAATGAAATTCAGCTGTTGGAAAACATTTTGGAGGTGATGGAAAAGGTGCCGTCTCAGCCGCCCCTTGCTGAGTCAAGCCAAGGAGGCGACTGA
- a CDS encoding hypothetical protein (encoded by transcript TGME49_247040) produces MEVPPAPPSSPLVQRKRRLDLPASPEVSSPLKKQLKGAHDASPCAVSALARHALDACASSVGTSSALGKSGSASENDPFLLQGQKLGEPVADAALAPLAVEGKTLSPPPPLAIRSASPALLRRVPVSSMTPGNLLGASTASLAGDGRTGAQDSAGVDHVAALASRIPPLFASRRDSEGIDLGKTTLGSPLRVRRMAVDPVAGGAADGAHAVGTAGASGDVRGEGTPRRGHHVLGAAGSGAASPMDSREDLGRSRTPPRRGETPRNSLSRLDSVLPATPPRLPCTLFYEQLRGRAESPRSPVASSVVAPGLQALGGEGTPLGGARRPRDSFEFALTDEAATPSPFSRSKRRNRGEEGSPLRGDPAPVEVGPRSEANERQERRSEMMEAQSPFRRSPITGKRQCVVSPMRLTPARQSPACFRDGRGARGPNDKWTSSCPTWLKRLASSTPAFFRGVAPREGSPVCSRRPAEGSEDGDTPHFLGSLLALAGVASPQEQGGESKPVKGDARENLNALLHAVTALKLETLEKLNLGRDLERLWRHYRTLRIVCDREHDSSRRLGLSSQVFPAFQRLTHASASVGSVLASAPLNTAQPGELESLSEACKSPGAQTPSQQLEVDDIARMLWLAPHLLGWRYRHLKTSAGPSPRLAMGAAALTTSPLSRRRRPAPGEEESAPLSPLKRNLVLISGERLAEGLELELLEFVLSPEDKQAATLRTAKEPLGPPHPARDSEGAPQVVLMSREVNPTLRLVQFRGVLVLWVFLWQLEYLKQLEGACDVARLSGVFENAWLFLTRGQWVPGFHPDATPLPPCHALPPRPAKTLLRSPSKGGIGRDRSAGDPLLSAPKALSPQKTALLSALLSKSSSPIKSAHSNSSNSPMALSSPLSRRRLGAASPGGSTGLLSASTPTRGDERGRTLSRDGAPAQAEGERLVYRLSGADTRLSTSSVSSRISDSSGVGATRAGSPVSPAKSPQAAAEQTTPRRDASAADVSSPVSSVRSGSAGASPISERLRQRTEARRQARLQQEELRKQRAGLHQEARQWSNVRWVLSCLLDACVYRDPRKTIDTRVFVDVYIAKSKLPLRLDVVEECLATLARVAPDMLSLNGSVVSFASAFDAAALVKLVDTRVVEAQKAAAAFDTTM; encoded by the exons ATGGAGGTTCCTCCAGCGCCGCCCTCTTCGCCACTCGTCCAGCGGAAGCGCCGGCTGGATCTGCCGGCGTCGCCAGAAGTTTCGTCGCCTCTGAAGAAGCAGTTGAAGGGAGCGCACGACGCGAGCCCCTGCGCTGTCTCGGCCTTGGCGCGCCACGCTCTTGACGCCTGCGCGTCGTCCGTCGGGACTTCGTCTGCACTCGGCAAATCAGGAAGTGCGTCAGAAAACGAcccctttctcctccaggGGCAGAAGCTGGGTGAGCCTGTAGCTGACGCTgcgctcgcgcctctcgctgtgGAGGGAAagactctctcgcctccgcctcctcttgCTATTCGCTCCGCGTCCCCAGCTCTCTTGCGCCGGGTGCCAGTATCTAGTATGACGCCGGGGAATCTCTTGGGTGCTTCGACGGCCTCGCTCGCTGGCGACGGAAGGACCGGTGCTCAGGACTCCGCAGGTGTGGACCACGTCGCGGCTCTCGCCTCGCGGATCCCTCCACTCTTCGCTtcacgcagagacagcgagggcATCGACCTAGGAAAGACTACCCTCGGCTCGCCCCTCCGAGTCCGGAGAATGGCTGTCGACCCCGTCGCCGGAGGCGCAGCCGATGGTGCCCACGCGGTTGGGACCGCGGGGGCCTCCGGGGACGTCCGCGGCGAGGGGACACCTCGACGGGGTCACCACGTTTTGGGCGCCGCCGGTTCAGGAGCTGCGTCTCCGATGGACTCGCGGGAAGATCTGGGACGGTCGCGAACTCCGCCGCGCCGCGGAGAGACTCCGCGGaactctctctcgcgtctcgacTCTGTGCTGCCTGCCACCCCCCCCCGCCTCCCTTGTACCCTCTTCTACGAGCAGCTGCGAGGCCGCGCGGAGTCTCCCCGGAGCCCCGTGGCATCCTCCGTGGTGGCGCCGGGGCTCCAGGCCCTGGGGGGTGAGGGGACACCCCTCGGCGGGGCCCGCAGGCCCAGGGACTCCTTCGAGTTCGCTCTAACAGACGAGGCCGCGACTCCCTCGCCGTTCAGTCGGTCGAAGCGGAGAAAccgcggcgaggaaggctcACCTCTCCGCGGTGACCCGGCGCCCGTCGAGGTGGGTCCCCGCAGCGAGgcaaacgagagacaggagagacgcagcgaaaTGATGGAGGCGCAGTCCCCGTTTCGCCGGTCGCCGATcacagggaagagacagtgcGTGGTGTCGCCGATGCGGCTGACGCCCGCGCGCCAGAGCCCCGCGTGCTTTCGAGACGGGCGCGGTGCGCGAGGTCCCAACGACAAGTGGACTTCTTCCTGTCCCACCTGGCTGAAGCGACTTGCGAGCTCGACTCCGGCCTTCTTTCGGGGCGTCGCGCCTCGAGAGGGGAGCCCTGTCTGCTCGCGGAGGCCCGCGGAGGGGtccgaagacggagacactccCCACTTCCTCGGTTCGCTCCTTGCCCTCGCAGGTGTCGCATCCCCTCAGGAGCAAGGCGGGGAGTCCAAGCCGGTCAAGGGCGACGCGCGGGAGAACCTGAACGcgctgttgcatgcagtgacCGCACTGAAGCTCGAGACGCTTGAGAAGCTGAATCTGGGGAGAGACCTCGAGCGCCTCTGGAGACACTACCGCACTCTACGGATCGTCTGCGACCGCGAGCACGACTCCTCGCGACGGCTCGGCCTCTCTTCTCAAGTCTTTCCCGCCTTCCAGCGACTCACTCACGCCTCGGCCTCAGTCGGCTCCGTCCTTGCCTCCGCGCCCCTCAACACGGCACAGCCCGGAGAGTTGGAGAGTCTTTCAGAGGCCTGCAAATCTCCCGGAGCGCAGACGCCGTCGCAGCAACTCGAGGTTGACGACATCGCGCGCATGCTCTGGCTAGCTCCCCACCTCCTCGGCTGGCGGTACAGGCACCTCAAGACCTCGGCCGGGCCTTCTCCGCGCCTCGCCATGGGCGCGGCCGCCCTCACGACATCGCCTTTAAGTCGGAGACGCCGCCCCGCAcccggcgaagaagagtcggCGCCGCTGAGCCCGCTAAAGCGAAATCTGGTCCTCATTTCTGGAGAGCGTCTAGCGGAGGGCTTGGAACTGGAGCTTCTGGAGTTCGTCCTCTCCCCCGAAGACAAACAGGCCGCCACCCTCCGCACAGCGAAGGAGCCTCTGGGGCCTCCACACCCAGCGAGAGACTCTGAAGGCGCGCCTCAG GTGGTGTTGATGTCACGGGAGGTGAATCCAACCCTCCGCTTGGTCCAGTTCCGGGGCGTCTTGGTGCTGTGGGTGTTCCTATGGCAACTGGAGTATCTGAAGCAGCTCGAGGGTGCGTGCGACGTCGCGCGTTTGTCGGGCGTCTTTGAGAATGCGTGGCTCTTCCTGACGCGAGGCCAGTGGGTGCCGGGATTTCATCCAGACGCGACCCCGCTGCCGCCTTGTCACGCGCTGCCGCCGAGACCCGCAAAGACGCTTCTGCGGTCTCCGTCGAAAGGCGGAATTGGACGCGATCGAAGTGCCGGAGACCCTCTTCTGAGTGCGCCGAAAGCTCTCAGTCCCCAAAAAACGGCCCTTCTGTCCGCGCTCCTGTCCAAGAGTTCTTCGCCCATCAAAAGTGCACATAGCAACTCGAGCAACTCTCCAATGGCGCTCTCGAGTCCGTTGTCGCGGCGACGACTGGGCGCGGCCTCGCCAGGGGGGTCCACAGGCCTTCTGTCGGCGAGCACCCCTacgcgaggagacgagaggggCAGGACCCTCTCTAGGGACGGCGCGCCCGCGCAAGCCGAAGGTGAGCGACTGGTGTACCGCCTGTCCGGTGCAGACACGCGCCTCTCCAcgtcctccgtctcctcacGCATCTCCGACAGCTCGGGTGTAGGTGCAACCCGCGCCGGCTCCCCAGTGTCGCCAGCCAAGAGCCCGCAGGCAGCTGCCGAACAAACGACGCCGCGCCGGGACGCGAGCGCAGCCGACGTCTCATCTCCTGTATCCAGTGTGAGGAGCGGCTCTGCGGGTGCAAGCCCCATCTCTGAGAGGCTTCGACAACGC ACGGAGGCACGTCGACAGGCGCGCCTCCAGCAAGAGGAACTGCGGAAACAACGGGCGGGTCTCCACCA gGAAGCCCGGCAATGGTCTAACGTGCGGTGGGTGTTGAGCTGTCTACTGGATGCCTGTGTGTATCGCGACCCGCGGAAAACCATCGATACGCGCGTGTTTGTTGACGTGTACATCGCAAAGTCAAAgcttccccttcgtctcgACGTTGTAGAAGAGTGTCTTGCGACGCTTGCCAGAGTCGCCCCTGACAT GCTGTCGTTGAACGGTTCCGTCGTCAGCTTTGCATCGGCCTTTGA TGCGGCCGCTTTAGTGAAGCTCGTTGATACGCGTGTGGTCGAGGCCCAGAAGGCAGCTGCTGCGTTCGACACGACGATGTAG